A stretch of DNA from Candidatus Methanoperedens sp.:
CGGCATTTATAACATGGTTAATATTGACAGGTATTATCCATAATATTTCTCTTGCCATCGGTGGAAAGGGTAGATTTTATCCTCATATGATGGTTCTTGTAGGATATGCCATGCTGCCACTAACTTTTTCTGCAATCCTCAGCACGCTTATCATTTATTCGACCGGGTCAAATATTGTTAATGTAAATCCATTTAATAGTCAGCAGATGCTTGAGGAAATCCAGAATAGTACACCTTACGTAGCTTCTGAATTCATAAGTTATATAGCATGGATATGGTCGTTTTTAATTATATCTTTTGGGATTCAGCTTCATCAAAAGTTATCAAAAAAAAGCGCATTGATTACAGTTGCAATACCGCTTGGTTTATGGTTGGGTTTATCTCTATTATTTTAATTATTGGCATGGGTGATTGGAATGGAAAATCAATTAATAAATAGGTTTATTCGAGATATTAAAAATGTAATGACAAGGGAAAACTTAAAGGAAAAACTGAAACTTC
This window harbors:
- a CDS encoding YIP1 family protein codes for the protein MGFIKRIIDTLKRPKEAMREISNIPLIEEAVMIVGIYALFSAADLYVRSSRIVLVTETNLEFAQIIGVITGILAAFITWLILTGIIHNISLAIGGKGRFYPHMMVLVGYAMLPLTFSAILSTLIIYSTGSNIVNVNPFNSQQMLEEIQNSTPYVASEFISYIAWIWSFLIISFGIQLHQKLSKKSALITVAIPLGLWLGLSLLF